One region of Gossypium raimondii isolate GPD5lz chromosome 6, ASM2569854v1, whole genome shotgun sequence genomic DNA includes:
- the LOC105773893 gene encoding uncharacterized protein LOC105773893 has protein sequence MEKSTPVRKPHTSTADLLTWSETPQPDFTASAARSTRPHQPSDGIRKVVFGGQVTDEEFESLNKRKPCSGYKMKEMTGSGIFAADGENDESEPGSANPTPNNKTAIRMYQQSLAGISHISFAEEESITPKKPTTLPEVAKQRELSGTLQSEEAKLKKQLSDAKSKELGGHDIFAPPPEIVPRPTTVRALALKDNFDMGEPDTHKPAGGSMPSEETVVKTAKKIHNQKFAELSGNDIFKGDVPPGSAEKPLSVAKLREMSGSNIFAEGKVESRVSSGRKPPGGESTIALV, from the exons atggagaagaGCACTCCAGTGAGGAAACCACACACTTCCACTGCAGATCTACTCACTTGGTCCGAGACTCCTCAACCGGATTTCACCGCCTCCGCCGCACGCTCCACCCGCCCTCACCAg CCGTCGGATGGGATCAGAAAAGTGGTGTTTGGAGGTCAAGTGACCGATGAAGAATTTGAAAGCTTAAACAAACG GAAACCTTGTTCTGGATATAAAATGAAGGAGATGACTGGTAGTGGTATTTTTGCAGCCGATGGAGAAAATGACGAATCAGAACCTGGTAGTGCAAATCCTACTCCAAACAACAAAACAGCAATACGAATGTACCAG CAATCTCTAGCTGGAATCAGTCACATCTCGTTTGCCGAGGAAGAGAGTATTACACCCAAAAAGCCAACTACTCTTCCTGAGGTGGCGAAGCAGCGTGAATTGAGTGGAACACTGCAAAGTGAGGAGGCGAAGTTGAAGAAGCAGCTCTCCGATGCCAAGTCAAAGGAGCTTGGTGGACATGACATCTTTGCACCCCCACCTGAAATTGTGCCGAGGCCAACAACCGTACGCGCTTTGGCTTTGAAGGACAATTTTGACATGGGAGAACCTGATACACATAAA CCTGCTGGAGGTAGCATGCCAAGTGAGGAGACCGTGGTTAAGACAGCAAAGAAAATACATAACCAGAAATTCGCAGAGCTATCCGGAAACGACATATTTAAGGGTGATGTTCCTCCAGGTTCTGCTGAAAAACCACTCAGTGTAGCGAAACTGCGGGAGATGAGCGGTAGCAACATCTTTGCTGAAGGGAAGGTAGAGTCTCGAGTCAGTAGCGGACGCAAACCCCCTGGTGGGGAAAGCACCATTGCTTTGGTTTAA
- the LOC105774279 gene encoding uncharacterized protein LOC105774279 isoform X2, translating to MDSGNSSSLQSSSGDDEEYDSRPESVPAFLNTSGHFSALSNPHPSLGSHHQHHPSPTFFDPSPNYLNPFSQSQLLNLDGIRPRGSLRSDPNCTDLGTLPGSSSSNQSMLVSQTQELNRGSFPSSSAHGNNGVRSSKPDQPTSVAKNPKKRTRASRRAPTTVLTTDTTNFRAMVQEFTGIPAPPFSGSSSYSRRLDLFGSGSSIRSGHLEPLGSLYPLRPSAKRVQPTPFVSSSSSPSLLNNPLVDASNITNTSTNTTIATTNAFNPSTYQNMLNLQNQSPVLPFQSFLDSSPLNPSLNLPGFGVKSHGSSAMDSLDELGLSHGQVNANLGGLHSHDVAPDGARHGNWRDGVGLNQGNQDHLRALDWNYGTSDHNNSHEKGLENVSSRAEENYHAERLYKV from the exons ATGGATTCTGGTAATAGTAGTAGTTTACAATCTTCAAGTGGTGATGATGAAGAATATGACTCACGGCCTGAGTCAGTCCCAGCTTTTTTGAACACTTCAGGCCATTTTAGTGCCTTATCAAATCCACATCCATCACTTGGCTCGCACCACCAACATCACCCATCGCCCACTTTCTTTGATCCTTCACCTAATTATCTCAACCCTTTCTCTCAATCTCAATTGTTAAACCTTGATGGGATAAGGCCCCGAGGAAGTTTAAGATCCGACCCCAACTGCACTGACCTTGGTACCCTACCGGGATCTTCTTCATCGAACCAGTCTATGCTGGTTTCACAGACACAAGAGCTCAACCGTGGCTCGTTCCCAAGCTCATCAGCTCATGGCAACAACGGTGTACGATCATCGAAACCTGATCAGCCGACAAGCGTTGCAAAGAATCCCAAGAAGCGAACAAGGGCATCAAGGAGAGCACCCACTACAGTTCTCACCACCGACACAACGAATTTTCGAGCAATGGTGCAAGAATTCACTGGAATCCCTGCACCACCATTTTCGGGTTCATCATCATATTCTCGAAGGCTCGACCTTTTTGGCTCTGGCTCAAGTATACGGTCCGGTCATTTGGAACCTTTAGGTTCTCTCTACCCTTTACGCCCTTCAGCTAAAAGAGTTCAGCCAACTCCATTTGTATCCTCCTCATCTTCTCCTTCATTGCTAAATAACCCTTTAGTTGATGCTTCTAATATTACCAATACAAGTACCAATACCACCATTGCTACAACCAATGCTTTCAACCCAAGTACCTATCAGAACATGTTAAACTTGCAGAACCAGAGCCCGGTCCTACCTTTCCAGTCCTTCTTAGACTCTTCTCCTCTTAACCCATCACTTAATTTGCCTGGCTTCGGTGTAAAGTCCCATGGAAGTTCAGCCATGGATTCCCTTGATGAACTGGGGTTAAGCCATGGTCAAGTCAATGCCAACCTTGGTGGCTTACACAGTCATGATGTCGCACCAGATGGGGCACGCCATGGAAACTGGAGAGATGGGGTTGGACTAAACCAAGGGAACCAAGACCATTTGAGGGCATTAGATTGGAATTATGGGACTAGTGATCATAACAATTCACATGAAAAAGGGTTGGAGAACGTTTCATCTAGAGCTGAAG AAAATTATCATGCAGAACGACTATACAAAGTTTAA
- the LOC105774279 gene encoding uncharacterized protein LOC105774279 isoform X1, with amino-acid sequence MDSGNSSSLQSSSGDDEEYDSRPESVPAFLNTSGHFSALSNPHPSLGSHHQHHPSPTFFDPSPNYLNPFSQSQLLNLDGIRPRGSLRSDPNCTDLGTLPGSSSSNQSMLVSQTQELNRGSFPSSSAHGNNGVRSSKPDQPTSVAKNPKKRTRASRRAPTTVLTTDTTNFRAMVQEFTGIPAPPFSGSSSYSRRLDLFGSGSSIRSGHLEPLGSLYPLRPSAKRVQPTPFVSSSSSPSLLNNPLVDASNITNTSTNTTIATTNAFNPSTYQNMLNLQNQSPVLPFQSFLDSSPLNPSLNLPGFGVKSHGSSAMDSLDELGLSHGQVNANLGGLHSHDVAPDGARHGNWRDGVGLNQGNQDHLRALDWNYGTSDHNNSHEKGLENVSSRAEGTVDSWICPAE; translated from the coding sequence ATGGATTCTGGTAATAGTAGTAGTTTACAATCTTCAAGTGGTGATGATGAAGAATATGACTCACGGCCTGAGTCAGTCCCAGCTTTTTTGAACACTTCAGGCCATTTTAGTGCCTTATCAAATCCACATCCATCACTTGGCTCGCACCACCAACATCACCCATCGCCCACTTTCTTTGATCCTTCACCTAATTATCTCAACCCTTTCTCTCAATCTCAATTGTTAAACCTTGATGGGATAAGGCCCCGAGGAAGTTTAAGATCCGACCCCAACTGCACTGACCTTGGTACCCTACCGGGATCTTCTTCATCGAACCAGTCTATGCTGGTTTCACAGACACAAGAGCTCAACCGTGGCTCGTTCCCAAGCTCATCAGCTCATGGCAACAACGGTGTACGATCATCGAAACCTGATCAGCCGACAAGCGTTGCAAAGAATCCCAAGAAGCGAACAAGGGCATCAAGGAGAGCACCCACTACAGTTCTCACCACCGACACAACGAATTTTCGAGCAATGGTGCAAGAATTCACTGGAATCCCTGCACCACCATTTTCGGGTTCATCATCATATTCTCGAAGGCTCGACCTTTTTGGCTCTGGCTCAAGTATACGGTCCGGTCATTTGGAACCTTTAGGTTCTCTCTACCCTTTACGCCCTTCAGCTAAAAGAGTTCAGCCAACTCCATTTGTATCCTCCTCATCTTCTCCTTCATTGCTAAATAACCCTTTAGTTGATGCTTCTAATATTACCAATACAAGTACCAATACCACCATTGCTACAACCAATGCTTTCAACCCAAGTACCTATCAGAACATGTTAAACTTGCAGAACCAGAGCCCGGTCCTACCTTTCCAGTCCTTCTTAGACTCTTCTCCTCTTAACCCATCACTTAATTTGCCTGGCTTCGGTGTAAAGTCCCATGGAAGTTCAGCCATGGATTCCCTTGATGAACTGGGGTTAAGCCATGGTCAAGTCAATGCCAACCTTGGTGGCTTACACAGTCATGATGTCGCACCAGATGGGGCACGCCATGGAAACTGGAGAGATGGGGTTGGACTAAACCAAGGGAACCAAGACCATTTGAGGGCATTAGATTGGAATTATGGGACTAGTGATCATAACAATTCACATGAAAAAGGGTTGGAGAACGTTTCATCTAGAGCTGAAGGTACAGTTGATTCATGGATTTGTCCCGCAGAGTAG